The following proteins are co-located in the Atribacteraceae bacterium genome:
- a CDS encoding metallophosphoesterase family protein, with product MNRRFPPPPMTIAVFSDIHGNAPAREAVLSDIASCGVEHLVCLGDLVGYAPFPNNGGS from the coding sequence ATGAATAGGCGTTTCCCCCCCCCGCCCATGACAATCGCCGTTTTTTCCGATATCCACGGTAATGCCCCCGCCCGGGAGGCGGTCCTGTCGGACATCGCCTCATGTGGAGTGGAGCACCTGGTCTGCCTGGGGGATCTGGTCGGCTACGCCCCCTTTCCCAATAATGGGGGGAGTTAA
- a CDS encoding GNAT family N-acetyltransferase → MCRDIFVRKVQPGDDAAVWRVAKTLSILERYYFYYLTYKPHRTDALVAVDKEKVIGCVIPKVATLGGEKVGIVGGIFVDRAVQRKGVGKILVDAALSRFREEGCQTYYVLVNRYNSGSWNMFLHYGFTPFEFNEQFKDFGWRMLQLWLVNGYLWEPGTFILRHTGTKNQIPREAAEGWHLLLAWFVFSFGILAMQIVFGDPSPEAIPLILGVAGTSILAHELSHKLAAGFFRLKTVFKVWESGLALGALLSFLGVGFFQYFYGSTFIQQRDWPYNKRISLMGLIYSVGPVISLALASCFLGLTHWANTEWLATVGIFGARINVNLALFNLLPIFPFDGFDGRKIFLWNKLVWSMLVVWLVLLLGVVRFS, encoded by the coding sequence ATGTGCAGGGACATTTTTGTTCGCAAGGTCCAGCCCGGTGATGATGCGGCAGTCTGGCGAGTTGCGAAAACACTGAGCATACTGGAGCGGTACTATTTTTACTATCTGACTTATAAACCGCATCGAACCGATGCTCTGGTTGCTGTTGATAAAGAGAAGGTTATCGGCTGCGTTATCCCGAAAGTTGCCACCCTCGGCGGAGAAAAAGTAGGGATTGTGGGTGGGATTTTCGTTGATCGTGCTGTTCAAAGAAAAGGGGTGGGTAAAATATTGGTGGATGCCGCCCTGTCTCGTTTTCGGGAAGAAGGATGCCAAACATACTATGTCCTTGTGAACCGTTACAACTCCGGCTCATGGAATATGTTCCTGCACTATGGTTTCACACCGTTTGAATTCAATGAGCAGTTTAAAGATTTTGGTTGGCGGATGCTTCAGTTGTGGTTGGTTAACGGCTACCTTTGGGAGCCGGGAACTTTTATATTGAGACATACAGGCACAAAGAACCAGATACCGCGCGAGGCCGCAGAGGGATGGCATCTACTTCTGGCTTGGTTCGTCTTCAGTTTCGGTATTCTGGCCATGCAGATCGTGTTTGGCGATCCATCACCCGAGGCCATTCCGCTTATTTTGGGTGTTGCGGGAACCAGCATACTGGCCCATGAACTATCCCACAAGCTCGCTGCCGGTTTCTTTCGCCTTAAAACCGTGTTTAAAGTCTGGGAATCGGGATTGGCCTTAGGCGCTTTATTGTCTTTTCTGGGCGTTGGTTTTTTTCAATATTTTTATGGTTCGACGTTTATTCAACAAAGAGATTGGCCGTATAACAAGCGAATTAGCCTGATGGGTTTGATCTACAGTGTTGGTCCGGTTATCAGCCTGGCATTGGCTTCCTGCTTCCTGGGTTTAACCCATTGGGCAAATACCGAATGGCTTGCAACAGTGGGAATATTCGGGGCCCGGATAAACGTCAACCTGGCTTTGTTCAACCTGCTGCCGATTTTTCCATTTGATGGATTTGACGGCCGGAAGATATTTCTTTGGAATAAGCTGGTCTGGTCAATGTTGGTTGTATGGCTGGTCCTGTTACTTGGTGTAGTAAGATTTTCATAA